A stretch of Physeter macrocephalus isolate SW-GA chromosome 8, ASM283717v5, whole genome shotgun sequence DNA encodes these proteins:
- the TFF3 gene encoding trefoil factor 3 — MSLLGRRGMSSEPTGPQSLPGTMEARTFWLLVMVLALVSSSSTGQYVGLSPSQCEVPAKDRVDCGYPDVTPEQCNNRGCCFDSSIPRVPWCFKPLQEAGESAARARGTFPGPQEATHTRALGGTPCATAVSWPRRSLQTLILSERCSKPRAYGEGTRLKTTLERNGQYVGLESWADFKVIFSTRPLQSLCPLRPATCSRLGWSPGTSPRPAIPHPAPSTR; from the exons ATGAGTCTTCTCGGCCGACGTGGCATGTCCTCTGAGCCGACGGGTCCCCAGAGCCTGCCCGGGACCATGGAGGCCAGAACGTTCTGGCTGCTGGTGATGGTCCTGGCCTTGGTGTCCTCCAGCTCCACCGGGCAGTACGTGGGCCTGT CGCCGAGCCAGTGCGAGGTCCCAGCCAAGGACAGGGTGGACTGCGGCTACCCAGACGTCACCCCAGAGCAGTGCAACAACCGGGGCTGCTGCTTCGACTCCAGCATCCCCAGGGTGCCCTGGTGCTTCAAGCCCCTGCAGGAGGCAGGTGAGTCAGCCGCACGTGCACGGGGGACCTTTCCGGGCCCCCAGGAAGCCACACACACCAGGGCCCTGGGTGGGACCCCCTGCGCCACGGCTGTCAGTTGGCCGAGGAGGTCTTTGCAAACTCTAATCCTTTCAGAAAGGTGTTCAAAGCCGAGGGCCTATGGAGAGGGAACTCGCTTAAAAACTACTTTGGAGAGAAATGGACAATACGTAGGTTTGGAGAGCTGGGCGGATTTCAAGGTCATTTTCAGCACACGACCCCTGCAGAGTCTCTGTCCTTTGCGACCGGCGACATGCTCTCGGCTGGGCTGGAGTCCTGGCACCTCTCCCCGCCCTGCcatcccccaccctgcccccagcacgAGGTGA
- the LOC102975564 gene encoding trefoil factor 2, with amino-acid sequence MGDRCTQLLAVLLLLGLCALGGAQKPDPCQCTRLSLKNRVNCGFPGITSDQCFSASCCFNSSISGVPWCFKPLPKQESEECVMETSARVNCGYPGISLEECASRKCCFSDTIPQVPWCFFPLSVQGNVQLLDQEDSRGWGELGRGRS; translated from the exons ATGGGAGACCGCTGCACCCAGCTCCTGGCCGTGCTCCTCCTGCTGGGGCTGTGTGCCCTGGGGGGGGCCCAGAAACCTG ACCCCTGCCAGTGCACACGCCTGAGCCTCAAGAACAGGGTGAATTGCGGCTTCCCTGGCATCACCAGCGACCAGTGCTTCTCCGCCAGCTGCTGCTTCAACTCCAGCATCTCCGGGGTCCCCTGGTGTTTCAAGCCCCTCCCCAAGCAAG AGTCGGAGGAGTGCGTCATGGAGACCTCGGCCCGCGTGAACTGTGGCTACCCGGGCATCAGCCTCGAGGAGTGCGCCTCTAGGAAGTGCTGCTTCTCCGACACCATCCCCCAAGTGCCCTGGTGCTTCTTTCCGCTCTCCGTGCAAGGTAATGTCCAGCTCCTGGACCAGGAGGATTCTCGAGGgtggggggagctggggagggggaggtcctAG